A single genomic interval of Fundidesulfovibrio soli harbors:
- a CDS encoding TIGR00269 family protein: MKCRRCSELAQVRLPSHHTGFCAPCFETYFLRQVERGIHEHKQFSKEDRVLLAVSGGKDSLGLLLALTRLGYDITALHIDLGIPVSSQGARATVEAYCAAHSIKLHVLETAEKGLPIPEVKKRVNRPICSVCGKIKRHWFNRFAYENGYDVLATGHNLDDEVARLFANTLRWDQAYLAGQGPVSPAEGKFVRKVKPLCRLTEYETAVWCFLNGIEHVLAACPYSAGASFTGHKKLLADLEERSPGMKMQFYEHFLQRGKPAFQAVRAEAPPLNECARCGYPSSMEVCGVCRIKDQLEA, translated from the coding sequence GTGAAGTGCCGCCGCTGCAGCGAGCTGGCGCAGGTCCGCCTGCCCAGCCATCACACCGGATTCTGCGCCCCCTGCTTCGAAACCTATTTCCTGCGCCAGGTGGAGCGGGGCATCCACGAGCACAAGCAGTTCTCCAAGGAGGACCGGGTGCTCCTGGCCGTCTCCGGCGGCAAGGACTCGCTCGGCCTGCTGCTGGCCCTGACCAGGCTCGGCTACGACATCACGGCCCTGCACATCGACCTGGGCATCCCCGTCTCCTCCCAGGGCGCCCGCGCCACGGTGGAGGCCTACTGCGCCGCCCATTCCATCAAACTTCACGTGCTGGAGACCGCCGAAAAGGGCCTGCCCATCCCGGAGGTCAAGAAGCGCGTGAACCGGCCCATCTGCTCGGTGTGCGGCAAGATCAAGCGCCACTGGTTCAACCGTTTCGCCTACGAGAACGGCTACGACGTGCTGGCCACGGGCCACAACCTCGACGACGAGGTGGCCCGCCTGTTCGCCAACACCCTGCGCTGGGACCAGGCCTACCTGGCGGGGCAGGGCCCCGTGAGCCCGGCGGAGGGCAAGTTCGTGCGCAAGGTCAAGCCCCTGTGCCGCCTGACCGAATACGAGACCGCCGTGTGGTGCTTCCTGAACGGCATCGAGCACGTGCTGGCCGCCTGCCCCTATTCCGCCGGGGCCAGCTTCACCGGGCACAAGAAGCTCCTGGCCGACCTGGAGGAGCGCAGCCCGGGCATGAAGATGCAGTTCTACGAGCACTTCCTGCAGCGCGGCAAGCCCGCCTTCCAGGCGGTGCGGGCCGAAGCCCCGCCCCTCAACGAGTGCGCCCGCTGCGGCTACCCCTCCTCCATGGAGGTCTGCGGCGTGTGCCGCATCAAGGATCAGTTGGAGGCGTGA
- the pgl gene encoding 6-phosphogluconolactonase translates to MTPSPEIERHADPEAEGLPALERHVDLEAASQRAAQLTARAAREAVAARGAFTLAVSGGSTPGRYFELLAGQDLPWAATHLFWVDERMVPPEDARSNYGAARGTLLARLPEPPAWVHRIKGEEADPARAAEIYRKELKAHFGGNGPPAFDCLHLGLGGDGHTASLFPGQPALGERTLWAVDVAYAGADPPVPRVSLTLPVLNAARLVFFLASGREKAALATDIAAGRRQDCPAALVRPEGRLLWILAG, encoded by the coding sequence TTGACCCCGTCGCCTGAAATCGAGCGCCATGCCGACCCGGAGGCAGAAGGCCTCCCGGCGCTGGAGCGCCATGTTGATCTGGAGGCCGCCAGCCAGCGCGCCGCGCAGCTGACGGCCCGGGCGGCGCGGGAGGCCGTGGCCGCGCGCGGGGCGTTCACCCTGGCCGTGTCCGGCGGGTCCACGCCTGGGCGCTACTTCGAGCTCCTGGCCGGTCAGGACCTGCCCTGGGCCGCCACGCACCTCTTCTGGGTGGACGAGCGCATGGTGCCCCCGGAAGACGCCCGCAGCAACTACGGCGCGGCGCGGGGCACGCTGCTCGCCCGCCTGCCGGAACCTCCGGCCTGGGTGCACAGGATCAAGGGGGAGGAGGCGGACCCGGCACGGGCCGCCGAAATCTACCGCAAGGAGCTGAAGGCGCATTTCGGCGGGAACGGCCCGCCCGCTTTCGACTGCCTGCACCTGGGCCTGGGCGGGGACGGGCACACGGCCTCGCTGTTCCCAGGGCAACCGGCCCTCGGGGAGCGGACGCTCTGGGCCGTGGATGTGGCCTACGCCGGGGCGGACCCGCCCGTTCCGCGCGTCAGCCTGACCCTGCCGGTGCTGAACGCGGCGCGGCTGGTCTTCTTCCTGGCTTCGGGGAGAGAGAAGGCGGCCTTGGCCACGGACATCGCGGCAGGGAGGCGGCAGGACTGCCCCGCGGCCCTGGTGCGCCCGGAGGGGCGGCTGCTATGGATTCTGGCGGGCTGA
- the zwf gene encoding glucose-6-phosphate dehydrogenase yields the protein MEDNDKPLTAAQGECRMDTRPQDCVIVIFGASGDLSARKLFPALARLLQVGDLPRNFAIVGAARSKMSAEEFRESVRAALARSGHLMELDWGALAQRIHYHDLEYDTLGGYLELSRFITGLEERLGLPGNRMFYLAIPPTLYEPVAGMLGASGLSGRGVEQAWTRLVVEKPFGSDLASARRLDEALHAHFREEQIFRIDHYLAKETIQNILLFRFANSVFEPVWNRNFVEYVSIVAAEDLGVEHRAGYYEQAGVLRDMFQNHMMQLLALAAMEPPSMFRAGEVLDEKVKVYKCLRPFDPALGFGQLALGQYGPGKEGALPGYREEKNVAPGSTTPTFAMLKVHVDNWRWQGVPFYMTSGKRLARKLTRIVVKFKEVPHSIYRRVLGEHVSANRLVMETYPQEAINLSFQVKNPGPRFCLRTASMSFDFQQGYTGPPLDSYEKVLLDCMLGDHMLFWSQDAVELCWGFLTPVLEMCERCDDPNAHLRIYPAGGWGPREAQELHHGFRKDIGLDPVA from the coding sequence GTGGAAGACAACGACAAGCCATTAACCGCCGCCCAGGGCGAGTGCCGCATGGACACCCGCCCGCAGGACTGCGTGATCGTCATATTCGGAGCCTCGGGCGACCTCTCCGCCCGCAAGCTCTTCCCCGCCCTGGCCCGCCTGCTCCAGGTGGGCGACCTGCCCCGCAACTTCGCCATCGTGGGCGCGGCGCGCTCCAAGATGAGCGCGGAGGAGTTCCGCGAGTCCGTGCGCGCCGCCCTGGCCCGTTCGGGCCACCTCATGGAGCTTGACTGGGGCGCGCTGGCCCAGCGCATCCACTACCATGACCTGGAGTACGACACCCTGGGCGGCTACCTGGAGCTCTCCCGCTTCATAACCGGCCTGGAGGAGCGCCTGGGCCTGCCCGGCAACCGCATGTTCTACCTGGCCATCCCGCCCACGCTCTACGAGCCCGTGGCCGGGATGCTCGGGGCCTCGGGGCTCTCCGGGCGCGGCGTGGAGCAGGCCTGGACCCGCCTGGTGGTGGAGAAGCCCTTCGGCAGCGACCTGGCCTCCGCCCGCAGGCTGGACGAGGCCCTGCACGCCCACTTCCGCGAGGAGCAGATCTTCCGCATCGACCACTACCTCGCCAAGGAGACCATCCAGAACATCCTGCTGTTCCGCTTCGCCAACTCCGTGTTCGAGCCGGTGTGGAACCGCAACTTCGTGGAGTACGTCTCCATCGTGGCCGCCGAGGACCTGGGCGTGGAGCACCGCGCGGGCTACTACGAGCAGGCGGGCGTGCTGCGCGACATGTTCCAGAACCACATGATGCAGCTGCTGGCCCTGGCCGCCATGGAGCCGCCCTCCATGTTCCGGGCTGGCGAGGTGCTCGACGAAAAGGTGAAGGTCTACAAATGCCTGCGGCCCTTCGACCCGGCCCTGGGCTTCGGCCAGCTGGCGCTGGGGCAGTACGGCCCCGGCAAGGAGGGCGCGCTGCCCGGCTACCGGGAGGAGAAGAACGTGGCCCCGGGCTCCACCACCCCCACCTTCGCCATGCTCAAGGTCCACGTGGACAACTGGCGCTGGCAGGGCGTGCCCTTCTACATGACCTCGGGCAAGCGCCTGGCGCGCAAGCTCACGCGCATCGTGGTCAAGTTCAAGGAGGTGCCCCACTCCATCTACCGCCGGGTGCTGGGCGAGCACGTCTCGGCCAACCGGCTGGTCATGGAGACCTACCCGCAGGAGGCCATCAACCTGAGCTTCCAGGTCAAGAACCCGGGGCCGCGCTTCTGCCTGCGCACGGCCTCCATGAGCTTCGACTTCCAGCAGGGCTACACCGGGCCGCCGCTGGACTCCTACGAGAAGGTGCTGCTGGACTGCATGCTGGGCGACCACATGCTCTTCTGGAGCCAGGACGCCGTGGAGCTGTGCTGGGGCTTCCTGACCCCGGTGCTGGAGATGTGCGAGCGCTGCGACGACCCCAACGCGCACCTGCGCATCTACCCCGCCGGGGGCTGGGGCCCGCGGGAGGCCCAGGAGCTGCACCACGGGTTCAGAAAGGACATCGGGCTTGACCCCGTCGCCTGA
- a CDS encoding pirin family protein, protein MRRGVKKMFTGQPVVEGAGVRLRRVFGSSEVPNFDPFLMLDDFRAHKVEDFIKGFPWHPHRGIETITYVLSGDVEHGDSMGNSGVIGAGDVQWMTAGSGIIHQEMPKGDDTGSMLGFQLWANLPAAQKMMPPRYRGLTAADIPEVRRADGTVVKVIAGRVDGVDGPVQGIVIDPEYLDCSVPEGVEFIHPTPRGHRAFVYVIGGKGAVEGAAVENRMLALFGDGDELAVTGGEGGVRFLLLTGAPLGEPVAWGGPIVMNTEAELELAFRELRDGTFIKHESSGI, encoded by the coding sequence ATGAGAAGAGGCGTGAAGAAGATGTTTACGGGGCAGCCCGTCGTCGAGGGGGCCGGAGTGCGCCTGCGCCGGGTCTTCGGCTCGTCCGAGGTGCCCAATTTCGATCCCTTCCTGATGCTGGACGACTTCCGCGCCCATAAGGTCGAGGATTTCATCAAGGGCTTCCCCTGGCATCCGCACCGGGGCATCGAGACCATCACCTACGTGCTCTCAGGCGACGTGGAGCACGGCGACAGCATGGGCAACTCCGGGGTGATCGGCGCGGGCGACGTGCAGTGGATGACGGCCGGCAGCGGCATCATCCACCAGGAGATGCCCAAGGGCGACGACACGGGCTCCATGCTGGGCTTCCAGCTCTGGGCCAACCTGCCCGCCGCGCAGAAGATGATGCCCCCGCGCTACCGGGGCCTCACTGCGGCCGACATCCCCGAGGTGCGCCGCGCCGACGGCACGGTGGTCAAGGTCATCGCGGGCCGGGTGGACGGCGTGGACGGCCCAGTGCAGGGCATCGTCATCGATCCCGAATACCTGGACTGCTCCGTGCCCGAGGGGGTTGAGTTCATCCACCCCACGCCGCGGGGCCACAGGGCGTTCGTCTACGTCATCGGGGGCAAGGGGGCGGTGGAGGGCGCTGCGGTGGAGAACCGGATGCTGGCGCTCTTCGGCGATGGCGACGAGCTGGCCGTGACCGGCGGGGAGGGCGGCGTGCGCTTCCTGCTGCTTACGGGCGCGCCCTTGGGCGAACCCGTGGCCTGGGGCGGCCCCATCGTCATGAACACCGAAGCTGAACTGGAGCTGGCCTTCCGGGAGCTGCGCGACGGCACCTTCATCAAGCACGAGTCTTCCGGGATCTAG
- a CDS encoding DNA internalization-related competence protein ComEC/Rec2, which produces MPPGLLPWQALFLACAAGAWAAHDPAPGIGAAILAAALWRLAGRRFPHPAAFALAALLGFGYAGLRLPDIPPGLDELYAPRLKSHLNARVDSVQERPGNRLEVILSDVRRTGGSEPEAALPGLVAWTWQDPAFRPEPGSRVDLDARPRTAQGFDNFGVDGWGWRWRLRGVFLRAYTLGPKGVALAGPPPDDPWERWRLELREAVLRGAGPGSAGGMVLGLVTGERFAIAQADLERVRRASLAHLLAVSGMNLAAVAALGWCAAWLACALRPSLCLTLPRAKLAVLIGLPLTACYLWLGRFEPSLVRAAIMFGAWGLLVLMGRSRVLLDGLFIALAAMFLWNPLCVFDVGLQLSAAAVAGLVLLMPLAAPALKRLRGLGGRSRWSLLLAVPVGWACVTLASQLAVFPIQASVFGEASPHLYLNLLWVPVVEWAAQPLAYLGALTVIWLPLVGEPLLAASATVCSWMLGSLEAMDARGWLATYPVQRPWWPEALGWFALLGLAAAFAALDGKRRAGWACLCLLLLAAPPLWRAWDQQRERVRLTLLDVGQGQSALIEIPGGKRYVVDGGGALSGSFDMGRAVLAPALTWGRAPRLEGLVMSHPDRDHTGGFAYLLGSFRVGFLAGNGELPRREDFLAGLAASGLAPQTWREGEFHALGQSPGQNPGQALGQDIGLEVHYPPAAGAAHGNEGSLVLRLIWKGRGLALLPGDAGPHAMHYFLGSGRPLQADALVAPHHGSAKSLSPELYAAVSPSVALVSAGAGNSYGFPAQAVLDALGKAGARVFGTDRCGAVRLTWDSPEAAPRVETARPCGPD; this is translated from the coding sequence ATGCCCCCGGGCCTGCTGCCCTGGCAGGCCCTCTTCCTGGCCTGCGCGGCCGGAGCCTGGGCCGCGCACGATCCGGCCCCGGGCATCGGGGCCGCGATCCTGGCCGCCGCGCTCTGGCGGCTGGCGGGCAGGAGATTCCCCCATCCGGCGGCCTTCGCACTGGCCGCACTGCTCGGCTTCGGCTACGCGGGCCTGCGCCTGCCCGACATTCCCCCCGGCCTCGACGAACTCTACGCCCCCCGCCTGAAGAGCCACCTGAACGCCCGCGTGGACTCCGTGCAGGAGCGCCCCGGCAACCGCCTGGAGGTCATCCTCTCGGACGTGCGACGCACCGGCGGGAGCGAACCGGAAGCCGCCCTCCCCGGCCTCGTGGCCTGGACCTGGCAGGATCCCGCCTTCCGCCCCGAACCCGGCTCCCGGGTGGACCTGGACGCCAGGCCCCGCACGGCTCAGGGCTTCGACAACTTCGGCGTGGACGGATGGGGCTGGCGCTGGCGGCTGCGCGGGGTCTTCCTGCGGGCCTACACCCTGGGCCCCAAGGGCGTGGCACTGGCCGGGCCGCCCCCGGACGACCCCTGGGAGCGCTGGCGGCTGGAACTGCGCGAGGCCGTGTTGCGCGGGGCCGGGCCGGGCTCCGCCGGGGGCATGGTGCTGGGCCTGGTCACCGGCGAGCGCTTCGCCATAGCCCAGGCCGACCTGGAGCGCGTGCGCCGGGCCTCCCTGGCGCACCTGCTGGCCGTCTCCGGCATGAACCTGGCGGCGGTGGCCGCCCTGGGCTGGTGCGCGGCCTGGCTGGCCTGCGCCTTGCGGCCCAGCCTCTGCCTCACGCTGCCCCGGGCCAAGCTGGCCGTGCTCATCGGCCTGCCGCTCACGGCCTGCTACCTCTGGCTGGGCCGCTTCGAGCCCTCGCTCGTGCGCGCGGCCATCATGTTCGGGGCCTGGGGCCTGCTGGTGCTCATGGGCAGGAGCCGCGTGCTGCTCGACGGCCTGTTCATCGCCCTGGCCGCCATGTTCCTCTGGAATCCGCTCTGCGTGTTCGACGTGGGCCTGCAACTCTCGGCCGCGGCAGTGGCCGGGCTGGTGCTGCTCATGCCCCTGGCCGCCCCGGCGCTCAAGCGGCTGCGCGGCCTGGGCGGCCGCTCCCGCTGGAGCCTGCTGCTGGCCGTGCCCGTGGGCTGGGCCTGCGTGACCCTGGCTTCGCAACTGGCGGTGTTCCCCATCCAGGCCAGCGTGTTCGGGGAGGCCAGCCCCCATCTGTACCTGAACCTGCTCTGGGTGCCCGTGGTGGAGTGGGCCGCGCAGCCCCTGGCCTACCTGGGAGCCCTGACCGTAATCTGGCTGCCCTTGGTGGGCGAGCCCCTGCTGGCGGCCTCGGCCACGGTCTGTTCCTGGATGCTCGGCAGCCTGGAGGCCATGGACGCGCGCGGCTGGCTGGCCACCTACCCCGTGCAGCGGCCCTGGTGGCCCGAGGCGCTGGGCTGGTTCGCCCTGCTGGGCCTGGCTGCGGCCTTTGCCGCACTCGACGGCAAACGGCGCGCGGGCTGGGCCTGCCTCTGCCTGCTGCTGCTCGCCGCCCCGCCGCTCTGGCGCGCCTGGGACCAGCAGCGTGAGCGCGTGCGCCTGACGCTCCTGGACGTGGGGCAGGGGCAGTCCGCGCTGATCGAGATTCCCGGCGGGAAGCGTTACGTGGTGGATGGCGGCGGGGCGCTCTCGGGCAGCTTCGACATGGGGCGGGCCGTGCTGGCCCCGGCCCTGACCTGGGGCCGCGCGCCCAGGCTTGAGGGGCTGGTCATGTCCCACCCGGACCGCGACCACACCGGCGGGTTCGCCTACCTTTTGGGATCATTCAGGGTGGGTTTCCTTGCGGGCAACGGGGAGCTTCCCCGGCGGGAGGACTTCCTGGCCGGGCTGGCCGCCAGCGGTCTGGCCCCGCAGACCTGGCGCGAGGGCGAGTTCCACGCCCTGGGCCAAAGTCCGGGCCAGAATCCGGGCCAGGCCCTGGGCCAAGATATCGGGCTGGAGGTGCACTACCCGCCCGCCGCCGGCGCGGCCCACGGCAACGAGGGTTCGCTGGTGCTGCGCCTGATCTGGAAGGGCCGGGGCCTGGCTCTGCTGCCCGGGGACGCCGGGCCGCACGCCATGCATTACTTTCTCGGGAGCGGACGCCCGCTCCAAGCGGACGCGCTGGTGGCGCCGCACCACGGAAGCGCCAAGTCCCTCTCGCCGGAGCTCTACGCGGCCGTGTCGCCCTCCGTGGCCCTGGTCAGCGCCGGGGCCGGCAACAGCTACGGCTTCCCGGCCCAGGCGGTGCTGGACGCGCTCGGCAAGGCCGGGGCGCGGGTGTTCGGCACGGACCGCTGCGGGGCCGTGCGCCTCACCTGGGACTCCCCCGAGGCCGCGCCCCGCGTGGAGACCGCGCGCCCCTGCGGACCGGATTAG